DNA sequence from the Streptomyces sp. MST-110588 genome:
CGCCTCGCGACTGTGGGCCTCCCTCACGGACGCCCGCGGTCTGGAGGGCCGCGACGGCCTGTGGGAGCACCCGGACATGCTGCCGACGGCCCAGGACCTGGACGATCCGGACGGTTTCGTGCATCGCGAGCAGATGGACTTCTCCGAGCTGGACAAGATGCTGGGCGAGGCCGCCGGGAGCCATGGCCCGGACCTGTCGAAGAAGGACGGGCCGTCGGAGAAGGGCGGACCGTCGCAGGGTTCTTCCAAGGACGCGCGGGAGCGGCGGCCGGAGAAGTCCGACGGCGAGGACGACGGCGAGAAGTGAGCCTTCACGACGACGCGGCGCGGGTCCTCAAGGAGTGGCCCGCGCCCTCGCCCGACCAGGAACGGCTGCGGCTGTCCTACCTGGACCATCTCGCCGCCCACCCGGACGGCATGTGGAAGGCGTGCGCGGACGGGCACGTCACCGCCAGCGCGCTGGTGATCGACCCGGTCGGCGAGCGGGTGCTGCTCACCTTGCACCGCAAGCTGAAGATGTGGCTGCAGATGGGCGGGCACTGCGAGCCGGTGGACGCCTCGCTGGCCGACGCGGCGCTGCGCGAGGCGCGTGAGGAGTCCGGGATCACGGGCACCGGCGAAGGCGTCACCCCGGCCGGTCTGACGCTGCTGCCGGGCGGCCCGGCCCGCCTGGACCGCCATCTGACACCGTGCGCCTGGCATTTGGACGTCCAGTACGTGGCCCTGGCTCCCGAAGGGGCCACGGCGGCGATCAGCGATGAATCGCTGGATTTGCGGTGGTTCGCGTACGACGAGGTCGCGGATGTCGCCGACGCGTCGGTGGTACGCCTGGTGGAACGGGCCCGGGCCCTGCTGTAGGACCCGGACGGGGCGCTCATGCAGGGACCGTACTCATGCAGGGCCCGCACGGACCGCTCGCCTTACTTCACGGCTCCCTGCCCCGCCTCCCCGCTTCCCGCTCACCCACTCCGGGCGGCGGGCAGGTGGGGCAGCCGCTCGGCGGCCACCACCCCTTCGAGGTAGCCGCGCGCCCGTTCCGTACGGGGGTAGGCCTCCAGCAACTGCCAGAACCGCGCGCCGTGACCGGGGACGAGAAGGTGCGCGAGTTCGTGCAGCAGCACATAGTCGATGACGTATTCCGGCATGCCCTGAAGGCGGTGCGAGAGCCGGATGCTGCCCTCGGCCGGCGTGCACGAACCCCAACGGGTGTTCTGGTTGGTGACCCAGCGCACCGTCGCCGGCCGGGCGCGGCCGTCCAGGAACTGGTCGGACAGGCGCTCGGCGCGGTCGGCCAACTCGGCGTCGCCCAGCATGCGCTTGCTTTCCTGGGCTGCCAGTTTGTCCAGCATCACCGTCACCCAGCGGCGCTCCTCGGCCTCGGACATCCGGGCCGGGATCAGGACGACGGTCCGGTCGCCCTCGCGGTAGGCCGAGACGGTACGGCGGCGCCGTGAGCTTCTGCGCACCTCGACCGCGCTCGTCCCGGAGCCGCGGTTCTGCGGCGGCGGGGCGTTCCTGTGCTGTGTGTCTGCGGCACGGTGCAAGGGAGTCTCCCCCGCGAAGCGAGGAGAAGGGTCGGCGGGCACGCCCCGACGTTACCCGCTGTCAGTAGGCGAAGTCCGCCCGTCGAACAGTTCCCGTGATCGAAACACTCCATGGCGTGGATGACTCGTACGACTAATGCGGCCCCCTGTGGATAACTTTCGGCGGCTGTTTGCCGTGCCGGGCATGCTGATTCCCGGACGCCGGAAGCGCGGGCCCGCCGCGGGAGACGGTCCGGCGTCATTGCAAGCGCGGGGACGGGAACCGGCGCACGGGGTGGTACGGAGACGACGGGGGGCGGGTGCCATGCATCCGATGCTCAAGCCGGCGCTGCGGCGCGGGTGGCGGGACAGGGAGACGGTGCGGTTCGGGGTGGCCCCGGCGCACGCGGTGGTGGTGGGTCCGCTGGACACCGCCACCGGAAGTTTCCTGGAACTGATCGACGGCACGCGCACCGTGCCGCAGTTGGCCCGGGCCGCCGAGGCGATGGGGCTGACGGCCGACCACGCGCGGGGCGTGGTGGAGCGGCTGGGCCGGGCGGGACTGCTGGACGCGCCCGCGGCCGGCGGGACGGCGGCCGAGGAGGTGCGCGCGGACGACGCGGCCTTCGGCCGGCTCCGCCCGGACCTGGCCTCCCTCTCCGTTCAGCACCCGGAGGCGGCGGGCGGACTGGACCGGGTGGGCGCGCGCCGCTCCGTACGGGCACGGGTACGGGGCGCGGGGCGGGTGGGTGCCGCGGTCGCGGCCCTGCTGTCGGCGGCGGGCGTGGGCCAAGTGGAGGTGCTGGACGGCGGCCGGGTCGAACCGTGGGACGTACACCCTGCGGGGGTACGGGCCGAGCGGATC
Encoded proteins:
- a CDS encoding M48 family metallopeptidase, whose product is MPADPSPRFAGETPLHRAADTQHRNAPPPQNRGSGTSAVEVRRSSRRRRTVSAYREGDRTVVLIPARMSEAEERRWVTVMLDKLAAQESKRMLGDAELADRAERLSDQFLDGRARPATVRWVTNQNTRWGSCTPAEGSIRLSHRLQGMPEYVIDYVLLHELAHLLVPGHGARFWQLLEAYPRTERARGYLEGVVAAERLPHLPAARSG
- a CDS encoding NUDIX hydrolase, which translates into the protein MSLHDDAARVLKEWPAPSPDQERLRLSYLDHLAAHPDGMWKACADGHVTASALVIDPVGERVLLTLHRKLKMWLQMGGHCEPVDASLADAALREAREESGITGTGEGVTPAGLTLLPGGPARLDRHLTPCAWHLDVQYVALAPEGATAAISDESLDLRWFAYDEVADVADASVVRLVERARALL